One genomic window of Branchiostoma floridae strain S238N-H82 chromosome 4, Bfl_VNyyK, whole genome shotgun sequence includes the following:
- the LOC118413325 gene encoding uncharacterized protein LOC118413325 isoform X2, whose translation MPRVMPVLICASAIKDQSPVQEGEVQEAKSGLQSGSSKAGKSKTWRMLEEMGGDAPSVFNKDKATGQESVWNKNQPKANRYNTVPMPGGGEPTSVFGKRK comes from the exons ATGCCCAGGGTGATGCCTGTGTTAATTTGCGCGTCT GCTATCAAGGACCAGTCCCCTGTACAAGAAGGCGAGGTGCAGGAGGCGAAGTCAGGACTACAGTCGGGCAGCAGCAAGGCCGGCAAGTCGAAAACATGGCGGATGTTGGAGGAGATGGGAG GTGATGCGCCATCCGTGTTTAACAAAGACAAGGCCACAGGCCAGGAGAGCGTGTGGAACAAGAATCAGCCCAAAGCCAACAGGTACAACACTGTCCCCATGCCAGGAGGAGGGGAGCCAACCTCGGTCTTCGGCAAGCGGAAGTAA
- the LOC118413325 gene encoding uncharacterized protein LOC118413325 isoform X1 gives MSDGRNLSPEQKAIKDQSPVQEGEVQEAKSGLQSGSSKAGKSKTWRMLEEMGGDAPSVFNKDKATGQESVWNKNQPKANRYNTVPMPGGGEPTSVFGKRK, from the exons ATGTCTGACGGCAGGAACCTTTCACCAGAGCAAAAG GCTATCAAGGACCAGTCCCCTGTACAAGAAGGCGAGGTGCAGGAGGCGAAGTCAGGACTACAGTCGGGCAGCAGCAAGGCCGGCAAGTCGAAAACATGGCGGATGTTGGAGGAGATGGGAG GTGATGCGCCATCCGTGTTTAACAAAGACAAGGCCACAGGCCAGGAGAGCGTGTGGAACAAGAATCAGCCCAAAGCCAACAGGTACAACACTGTCCCCATGCCAGGAGGAGGGGAGCCAACCTCGGTCTTCGGCAAGCGGAAGTAA
- the LOC118413326 gene encoding 40S ribosomal protein S16 isoform X1, with product MMPAKGPTQSVQVFGRKKTATAVAHCKRGNGLLKINGHPLQLWEPAMLKYKLEEPIRLLGKDRFAGVDIRVRVKGGGHAAQIYAIRQSISKALVAYYQKFVDEASKKEIKDILISYDRTLLVADPRRREPKKFGGPGARARYQKSYR from the exons AT GATGCCAGCTAAAGGACCCACGCAGTCGGTTCAAGTCTTCGGACGGAAG AAAACCGCCACTGCCGTAGCTCACTGCAAGCGTGGAAATGGTCTGTTGAAAATCAACGGCCACCCCCTGCAGCTGTGGGAGCCTGCCATGCTGAAGTACAAG CTGGAGGAGCCCATCAGACTGCTGGGTAAGGATCGCTTTGCTGGCGTGGACATCCGCGTCCGTGTCAAGGGTGGTGGTCATGCGGCACAGATCTATG CTATCCGTCAGTCCATCTCCAAGGCTCTTGTTGCCTACTACCAGAAGT TTGTTGACGAGGCCTCCAAGAAGGAGATCAAGGACATCCTGATCAGCTACGACAGGACGCTGTTGGTCGCCGATCCTCGCCGCAGAGAGCCCAAGAAGTTCGGTGGTCCTGGTGCCCGTGCACGCTACCAGAAGTCGTACCGTTAG
- the LOC118413326 gene encoding 40S ribosomal protein S16 isoform X2 produces MPAKGPTQSVQVFGRKKTATAVAHCKRGNGLLKINGHPLQLWEPAMLKYKLEEPIRLLGKDRFAGVDIRVRVKGGGHAAQIYAIRQSISKALVAYYQKFVDEASKKEIKDILISYDRTLLVADPRRREPKKFGGPGARARYQKSYR; encoded by the exons ATGCCAGCTAAAGGACCCACGCAGTCGGTTCAAGTCTTCGGACGGAAG AAAACCGCCACTGCCGTAGCTCACTGCAAGCGTGGAAATGGTCTGTTGAAAATCAACGGCCACCCCCTGCAGCTGTGGGAGCCTGCCATGCTGAAGTACAAG CTGGAGGAGCCCATCAGACTGCTGGGTAAGGATCGCTTTGCTGGCGTGGACATCCGCGTCCGTGTCAAGGGTGGTGGTCATGCGGCACAGATCTATG CTATCCGTCAGTCCATCTCCAAGGCTCTTGTTGCCTACTACCAGAAGT TTGTTGACGAGGCCTCCAAGAAGGAGATCAAGGACATCCTGATCAGCTACGACAGGACGCTGTTGGTCGCCGATCCTCGCCGCAGAGAGCCCAAGAAGTTCGGTGGTCCTGGTGCCCGTGCACGCTACCAGAAGTCGTACCGTTAG